A single genomic interval of Lathyrus oleraceus cultivar Zhongwan6 chromosome 7, CAAS_Psat_ZW6_1.0, whole genome shotgun sequence harbors:
- the LOC127107538 gene encoding arginase 1, mitochondrial isoform X1 produces the protein MSTIARRGIHFMQRLNSAKVSAALLENGQSRVIDASLTLIRERAKLKAKLVRALGGAVATSSLLGVPLGHNSSFLQGPAFAPPRIREAIWCGSTNSSTEEGKDLKDPRVLTDVGDVPIQELRDCSVDDERLMSVIGESVKLVMEEAPLRPLVLGGDHSISFPVIRAVSEKLGGPVDVLHIDAHPDNYDAFEGNIYSHASSFARVMEGDYVRRLLQVGLRTITPEGRAQAKKFGVEQYEMRTFSKDRPFLENLKLGEGVKGVYISIDVDCLDPAFAPGVSHIEPGGLSFRDVLNILHNLQGDVVAGDVVEFNPQRDTVDGMTAMVAAKLVRELAAKISK, from the exons ATGTCGACGATTGCGCGCAGAGGTATCCATTTCATGCAGAGACTGAATTCCGCGAAGGTATCTGCTGCTTTGCTAGAGAATGGCCAAAGTCGTGTAATCGATGCTTCACTTACTCTCATTAGAGAAAGAGCAAAGCTTAAGGCAA AACTAGTGCGAGCTTTGGGAGGTGCTGTTGCAACTTCATCGCTTCTTGGAGTTCCTTTGGGACACAATTCATCATTCCTTCAAGGGCCTGCATTTGCGCCACCTCGCATTAGAGAGGCCATTTGGTGTGGTAGCACAAACTCGTCAACCGAAGAAG GTAAGGATTTAAAAGACCCACGAGTGCTAACTGATGTCGGTGATGTCCCTATTCAAGAACTTCGAGATTGTAGCGTAGATGATGAAAGATTAATGAGTGTCATTGGTGAATCTGTCAAGTTAGTGATGGAAGAG GCTCCACTAAGACCCTTAGTTTTAGGTGGTGATCACTCAATATCATTTCCGGTTATTAGAGCTGTCTCGGAGAAGCTTGGAGGACCAGTTGATGTTCTTCATATTGATGCGCATCCCGACAACTATGATGCATTTGAAGGGAACATTTATTCCCATGCTTCTTCCTTTGCTCGTGTCATGGAAGGTGACTATGTTCGGCGACTCTTGCAG GTTGGTCTTCGAACAATAACACCTGAAGGACGCGCACAAGCAAAAAAATTTGGGGTCGAGCAATATGAAATGCGAACATTTTCCAAAGATCGCCCCTTCCTAGAGAACCTG AAACTAGGGGAAGGTGTGAAAGGGGTGTATATCTCGATAGACGTGGATTGTCTCGATCCTGCATTTGCTCCAGGAGTGTCTCATATTGAACCGGGAGGCCTTTCTTTCCGCGATGTTCTTAACATCCTACACAATCTTCAAGGTGATGTTGTTGCTGGAGATGTCGTTGAATTCAACCCACAACGCGATACTGTTGACGGAATGACTGCTATGGTAGCTGCTAAGTTGGTCAGAGAACTTGCGGCAAAGATTTCAAAATGA
- the LOC127107538 gene encoding arginase 1, mitochondrial isoform X2 → MSTIARRGIHFMQRLNSAKVSAALLENGQSRVIDASLTLIRERAKLKGELVRALGGAVATSSLLGVPLGHNSSFLQGPAFAPPRIREAIWCGSTNSSTEEGKDLKDPRVLTDVGDVPIQELRDCSVDDERLMSVIGESVKLVMEEAPLRPLVLGGDHSISFPVIRAVSEKLGGPVDVLHIDAHPDNYDAFEGNIYSHASSFARVMEGDYVRRLLQVGLRTITPEGRAQAKKFGVEQYEMRTFSKDRPFLENLKLGEGVKGVYISIDVDCLDPAFAPGVSHIEPGGLSFRDVLNILHNLQGDVVAGDVVEFNPQRDTVDGMTAMVAAKLVRELAAKISK, encoded by the exons ATGTCGACGATTGCGCGCAGAGGTATCCATTTCATGCAGAGACTGAATTCCGCGAAGGTATCTGCTGCTTTGCTAGAGAATGGCCAAAGTCGTGTAATCGATGCTTCACTTACTCTCATTAGAGAAAGAGCAAAGCTTAAG GGAGAACTAGTGCGAGCTTTGGGAGGTGCTGTTGCAACTTCATCGCTTCTTGGAGTTCCTTTGGGACACAATTCATCATTCCTTCAAGGGCCTGCATTTGCGCCACCTCGCATTAGAGAGGCCATTTGGTGTGGTAGCACAAACTCGTCAACCGAAGAAG GTAAGGATTTAAAAGACCCACGAGTGCTAACTGATGTCGGTGATGTCCCTATTCAAGAACTTCGAGATTGTAGCGTAGATGATGAAAGATTAATGAGTGTCATTGGTGAATCTGTCAAGTTAGTGATGGAAGAG GCTCCACTAAGACCCTTAGTTTTAGGTGGTGATCACTCAATATCATTTCCGGTTATTAGAGCTGTCTCGGAGAAGCTTGGAGGACCAGTTGATGTTCTTCATATTGATGCGCATCCCGACAACTATGATGCATTTGAAGGGAACATTTATTCCCATGCTTCTTCCTTTGCTCGTGTCATGGAAGGTGACTATGTTCGGCGACTCTTGCAG GTTGGTCTTCGAACAATAACACCTGAAGGACGCGCACAAGCAAAAAAATTTGGGGTCGAGCAATATGAAATGCGAACATTTTCCAAAGATCGCCCCTTCCTAGAGAACCTG AAACTAGGGGAAGGTGTGAAAGGGGTGTATATCTCGATAGACGTGGATTGTCTCGATCCTGCATTTGCTCCAGGAGTGTCTCATATTGAACCGGGAGGCCTTTCTTTCCGCGATGTTCTTAACATCCTACACAATCTTCAAGGTGATGTTGTTGCTGGAGATGTCGTTGAATTCAACCCACAACGCGATACTGTTGACGGAATGACTGCTATGGTAGCTGCTAAGTTGGTCAGAGAACTTGCGGCAAAGATTTCAAAATGA